In the Zingiber officinale cultivar Zhangliang chromosome 5A, Zo_v1.1, whole genome shotgun sequence genome, cctttcttcaaaattttgcgcaaggcaactaaatttcactgggacaaggaatgcgaccgagcattcgaagaattgaagacatatcttaattctctgcctatactagccaagccgatcgggggtgagtcactttatatttatctgtcttcaaccgagcatgctgtaggctcggcacttgtaaggtccagcggcgaagaacagccggtgtattttctgagccacatcttaaaagatgttgaatctcgttacactgggctcgagaagttggcctttgctttggttttagccgctcggcgcctccgaccatatttcttggctcacacatcattgtccggacgaacagtccactaggaagagtactgttgaatccagaagcgtccggacggctcatcaagtggacgacagaactgagtgaatttgacatccaataccagccccgctcggcgatcaaagcgtaatccttggctgattttgtgacggaAGTGCAGAGGCCAgcgccggaagctatgtggagaatatatgttgatgggtcttccactcggctcggaagtggaatGAGAATATTGCTGttctcaccgcaagaagaaaagatgcacttatccgtccggctggattacaaagctaccaacaatgaagcagagtatgaggccctcatagccggattgcaggcagcacggcatgtgggagccggtcgggtgacactctattcggattcacagttggccgctcagcaactttctggcacctttgaaatcaacagcgttcggcttaaactctacgctgaggccttcgaaAAACTTAAAGCTACTTTCCAAGAGGTttttattcagaagattccccgaacggagaaccaggcagccgatgagttagccaaacttgtgagctcaataacgccggtcgacaTACAGCAACccattgaaaaagtactgttggtagcGCACGTAGACCGGATGGaaagcctcacatttccaagcgactggaggacacccatcatagagttcctccgctcgggagctacATCAGCCGACCGGAATGAAGCCCAGTTGCTAAGAAGAAGgaccggtcggttcacactcatcggcgatcaactttacaaaaaggctttctctcgcccgctgttgaagtgtgtgagctcggaagactcggcttacatcctacaagaggtacatcaaggatcgtgcggaggacatccgggcggacgatcgctagccaggaagattttgctagctggatatttttggccgaccttacaaatggacgccgctcggacagtatctacgtgcctttcatgccagaagtatcacaacttctcccaccaaccagccgaagaaatgaaggtgtcaagcgtttcatgcccgttcgaccaatggggaatggatattgtcggtctatttccgatggcggccggacagaggaaatttttactagtggcggtcgactatttctccaagtgggtggaggccgagccgctggcaaagatcactgaacaaatggttaaaaaattcatctggcaacacatcatttgtcggttcggcatccctcgccgactagtttccgacaacgggcggcagttcacagggaagatgttagaggattggtgcaaaagctacggcatcgagcaacacttcacgtccgtggcttacccccaaagcaacggtcaagccgaagtagccaaccgggaaattctccgtattctgcgcgctcggctcgaccacgtgggaggaagttggccggatgaagtgccgggcgtcttgtgggccatccgaacgacgccgaaggaagggacgggcgccacaccgttccatttggtgtatggcggcgaggcagtcattccggttgaagtcggcgtcgagtccgtccgggtccaattgtacgatgaaggcaacgccgatcggaggaacatggagctggatctgattgacgaggagcgagccaaggcatccgttcgactgatggcataccgtcaacgaatgaagcaaaactacaaccgccgcgtcattccccgatcattccaggtcggcgatcttgtctggaagaaagtcaaaccgatcggcgacgtcggcaagcttgaagctccgtgggcaggccccttcaaaatcatcgaaaagctccgctcgggcgcatattatttggaggatgaggacggccgacagctagatagaccgtggagcgcgaaccacctccagccttaccgggcggggtgaaaggtgtgccaatgtaaatcatcctgtgtacttttttcgactgaatacttgaaatgcagaaatgaaaaatcaagagaacaaatacaAAGCATCGTCAACGAGGAACTAAGGCCCCGCGCCGTtaggccggaggtaaatgggtcgagccaagcgctcgaggatcgaagacccagtaccttccggacggaggtaaattatccgagccaaaatgctcgacgaagcagaccctgagccattcggccaggagtacgttctccgagCTGGGTggaaggggcatatggattatccgagccaagcgcccgaatagcgaaggcctcccagccgattagattcgcaagcaaatgacccgtgctgttcggccgggcataaagacggttcaagcgcgagataagttatgaaggccaaggtcgctcgacctggtaaggagttagccttgaaggccgtctagcccagacgttaaaccgtagagccgcgccgaccggctataaataaccgcgccgtcgagcaccgacgttaaacatcgagagacgtgccggcgtctataaacgtccgagcggaagaccgtctagcccagacgttaaaccgtagagccgcgccgaccggctataaataaccgcgccgtcgagcaccgacgttaaacatcgagagacgtgccggcgtctataaacgtccgagcggaagaccgtctagcccagacgttaaaccgtagagccgcgccgaccggctataaataaccgtgccgtcgagcaccgacgttaaacatcgagagacgtgccggcgtctataaacgtccgagcggaagaccgtctagcccagacgttaaaccgtagagccgcgccgaccggctataaataaccgcgccgtcgagcaccgacgttaaacatcgagagacgtgacggcgtctataaacgtccgagcggaagaccgtctagcccagacgttaaaccgtagagccgcgccgaccggctataaataaccgcgccgacgagccccgtcgttaaaaatcgagagccgcgccgatcggctataaaaaaccgcgccgacgagccccatcgttaaaaatcgagagtcgcgccgaccggctataaataaccgcgccgacgagccccgtcgttaaaaatcgagagccgcgccggcgGCTATAAAACCGAGCGAAAACcatagagacgagccggcgtctataaatccccgagcggaagatcgacaagccccgtcgttaaaaatcgagagccgcgccgaccggctataaataaccgcgccgacgagccccgtcgttaaaaatcgagagccgcgccgaccggctataaatacccgcgccgacgagccccgtcgttaaaaatcgagagccgcgccgaccggctataaatacccgcgccgacgagccccgtcgttaaaaatcgagagccgcaccgaccggctataaataaccgcgccgtcgagcaccgacgttaaagatcgagagacgagacggcgtctataaatccccgagcagaagaccgacgagctccgtcgttaaagatcgagagtcgaacccgcgactgtgagcttactggacgaaactaaggacgccaaataacgagcgttcgcaagtactaaattgattaagtccgatcggccattagtttgccaatacttcgcattcactgaatgcaaacagcatagccaagcgctaaacgatttcgaggaaaacaagtGAACTGATTGACCcgatcggtcgtctagtggggaacacgtcgagcttaactgactctacgaataagcaccaaacagacaaaagACGGCAATGAAggacaaacaaaaatacaagcaaaggaGCACAACTAGGCCGAACGgcgcgtacaaaaattttacatccgcaaaacggatgaaatacagaaagtacttggaagaactcgtCTCACTCCgagtcctcaaaattaaaaaaggcgtccgggatatcgtcaatcatagccgccagatctgaagagggaatgctcaggtcagcaggaaggtgcccaCCCTTCTTCaggtacgccatggtgaccttgaccgcctcggcgaaagttgaggagacgttaccaccaaattttgcgccgaaccgctccgagcggaggtattcttggcgcgctgctgctaggcgactcggctccccttccttgtactttctgaaagccgctcgggaggcaattagcgagtcctggagaactttctggtccacctccgctttagtgcgttcagcggagcgcccatcccgttcggcagctagttgggcttccagattcttagattgctgatctagggctcggacttcaactttcatcttgtccagatcagcaatcgcccgcttcttccggctactggcgcgcttcacgtctgcatcgcgtttcttcaccaggccttcgagtcgagccacctctgtagccaggtcggcggccttctgttcggcctcacgggcttgtttctcccgctcggccgatggccccccgagacttggagtttttccatgagatcctccagctcggccagccgatggctagtggcgatttgctcggcccaatgctgtaagggaaataataaaatcagaaaccaaacagtagcacgacgcaggaagaaaaatgaacctacctgagtggcctgctgcatgtggttatcgccgagctgcttgggcgtcatgagggccacccgaatctgggcgtcctcaaaaagtttggcgagcggacccgacaaggttatctcatgaacgaggcttgatggccgatcggaagacaataaatattcctccgatgggaatcgaagggtagtcttgatggtcgggtggccggccggcagtcgcctggcccgaggactcccctatggttgaagtttcgcccaaccgtcgtaagcgacgacgagtccggggaggagagccagagggctgtgcggtgggcgaggccactgggtcccgatctgcgacggcgtgcgatctggcgaagcgacctcgatcggcgcctgtggttcgccctcttgggtcggcggaaggctggggtctcttcgacgtttccgccgaacttccagtggtgaatccccggcctgggggactcccaactcgggaggaaacaggatccgcctcaacctctgaAGCGGATGGAGTAACTGCTTTGGCGATCGCCCCCTCTCCTAGCCGCCGGGGGATTAGACCCCGCGAAGTTCTTTTTGGTAGCCTCAATCTCCACGGCTTTCAATTTCGATGATCGAGCTTTGAGCCACATGACTTCAGCAGAGAAAAAATTGAAATCGGTTAGACAAAAAGGcgtgagtaaagagtccttactcatgcggtagggaagattggcccgaacggagataatccaaaatgtacaacacccttGAGAAGCAACGGTCGATTTTGTACCGACCGACAAACCGCTTGCACGTGAAGGTAGGTCGGATTGttcgaatttgccgagctcctacTGGCTCAAGACATGTCCGCCATTTAGTTCATAATGTCACGCTCGAAGTCGATATAGAAGAAAACTCCTTccagcttgttggaggtcggcatattatcaaaaaatttgaagcctattctactttggaaaataaaggtgcccaattcggattgtttggggtagaagaagaagtggaatattttggggtcaagtggaatactatgcaacctaaagaggacgaccaccccactcagcagcctaaaggaattcggcacaagttggccgagcgggatgcggaaataattacaaacttccaaaataaatggatgggtaggaaatctaaggccggtctagaaaaaagcaaatggtaccgatcggcgggttatggggccgatcggtcgggtcggctataactatttcatggtcgtccgggatcccgtacgtccgaacaagacgccgagtgccctcctcgtcaaatttactttccatactcatataccatggaccgtgaacatgggtagcgggttcggaagagctcgccatctcgaagagacaaaaggatagcAGCGAAAGAGAGGTGAAACGATTAGGAAAGACCTGGTAAGCGAGGAAAGAAGGCTCACTAAGAAGGAGATGGGCGGAGAAGATCgccggtgagatggtagccgccgaaaaatgggaactggatcgccggaggccgcacCAGCAGAGGAGGCAGGAGGACAAAGCACGAGCAAAGatgcggcggaggaggaggactaaggctttatacggccgaagtcgattggcctccaccgtccgatccaggtcacgggaaacaaggacgccatcgggccgtccatttcaaaacaatcggcgtcccatcgtacggatcatcaccgccacgcgagaggagccacgtggcgctctgtcaccaggcgcaattaatgcgcccataccgcgcatgcttcgacttaatgaaaaggatttgcgtgattttcgagaagatttagacaagcaaacatctacAGTGAGCGCCAAGACattcaaaacgaagagccgagcggctgaatttgacataagggccgaacggctcaagggatattataagcgacggtaaggcgacgaccgcccgctcggacacatagtccagtcagtcggactcactgcctccttcgactagacttgaaggagaggcaagtgatccggcggtaagaatgggggacccacttcctgaagggtcccagcctgaggacagatggagggctgactaagcgggtaagggccgcgccgagcagttgagcaggtccgagcggaaccagagataacccagccataggcttgggtttccgacgccaaggcaggaggactgaatggccgagcgggtgtctgcccggccgaaatcgaagggccgagcgggtggtccgatcggccaggataggggcgaggatacaaaggttagccgagcggcctattcgttcggctcgggatatgggatgtcagcaaaggcatgtctaatgattatgccgtacaccagatttcacgatagaggatcttgccgtcacatcatggaaaggtggatacagtagcggtatggccttatggatgcccttctgacagacccatacctgggcatggtcgaaagcaggtgattgctttgattggcgtgcctaggctccttcgagaggtctatataaggcttccatttcttcaccggaggtacacgagtcttctgtttctaagccacctctttgttatttctcgcctgacttgagcgttggagggccgtcgccgggacacccctcccggctcggttttgttgcaggttcgccggagcactcgaggatccagcagggagcgctacatccccagcgtccattgactcctggttcggacaggatcagccgaaataaataatggataccatATTTGAACTTTTTTAAATCTCAGAAATCCATTAGAACTGAAATGAgtataatcggagctctctaggtgcatcagtggattttgaccgaaactcactaatggacctagaaagTTCCGAttacatttattttaatttcaatggATTTTTAATATTGCAAGgcgttcaaatatgctatctattgtttattttgacttatttaaatatattaaaatattattaaaaaattaacttgtaaaacaaaagaaagagaagtgtgagaaaaatgataaagaaaagaaaaacggtaaaaaaaagaaaaacggtaaaaaaaaaaatagattatcaGAAGAAAAAATGGGAATTGTATTTGAAAAGATGTatcttttaataaatattaaaataatatatcatttttattaaatttaaaattttagatgagTTATTTGATAAATTACGGATAGTTTTATATCTTCTCCAAGAAAGTTTCCTCAATTAGATATCAGTTGAAATGGTCACCGCACTACAAGATCATTTTCCTAACGTATGTCGGCGCGACGTCGTTTACGTGTCATTGATACACACTATAATACCCGCTCAATTATTACATACACTCACTGGTAGAACGTGGGTAGATGATAATCCAGTGGGATGTTTGATATACGTTCCGTTTTGTGCTTCGCTTGAGCTAGGAAAACACTTGTTTTATAGGGAAAGCCGTGACGCGAAAGAAACTACATCTAGGGTTTTGTCAGCCGTGCGATTGAGTGATCTCAACGGCTGAGGAGAGAGAGCCACCGCCTTGGATTGTTTATATATTCTCGTCCCGATGCAACGCTATCGTTCTCCACGATTGACGCCTCGCCGAGGAGAAGGATCCCTCGCCGGCTCGTTGGAGTTGTCCGAGGGAAGTCTTTGAGGTCGATCTCCTTCTCTTTCCTGCTGACATTTTATGTTTTGTTGGCCTTTTACGATCTGAAATCTGTCCTggttcatcaatttttttttcttatgaatTTAAAGTGTGTTTTTTTTTGGGTGAGAGATGCGGTAAGTCGGCTACTTGAACGTTAACTGATGTATGCTTTATGGTTTTCTTCGCATGGATGTGACATAGCGTTGCAAGCGTTGGTGGTAAAATAGGAAGAAAGTCTCTTGTTTGCGTAATCAACGTTGTCAATATTTCCTCTTGATCAACTTGTATTGAGATTGTAGAACCAAATTATAGATAGATTGTAGTGTTGGCTTGttcatcaaaatttaaaattggcCCTCTTTTATTTTCTGTTTGAGATTTATTACCATGCTCTGTTGTGAAACAAGCAAGGTTCATCAACTTTTTCTGAATGTTTGGTCTACGAAGCCTCCTCTGATTTAGGAAGATGACTATTCTGTCTGGTGAGACAATTTTACTGATGATCTGGTTAGGTTTTCTAGCTTAATCTATTTAAGTTTCCAGTAAAAACCAGGGTTAGATGTATTTTTTAGGTATccggttttttttattattattagtttCAGAATGTAATGTGTTCTTGCTTCTTCTGTTGGGAAAAGATGGATGCATGCTTTGAGGTCCATGCTTAATTGACCTTTGAAAAATTGAATGGAATCTGTTCTTGGTTATTACAACTATTTGTCAGAACCAAAGGTAGCTCTTTCAACCGGATGTATGTGGAAGTCTCAGTTGTTTCAATGCTTGAATTGTATGCAAAGTCAACTACTTTAATTAAATTATCCACGTCTCTTTTGAGGGCCACGATATAAAGAGGTTTTTGCACACcttgattttaaaaatatgataGTAATGCACCTTGTTCTTAAAATATATCTAAAAGAACTGCACTCTTTCAGATATTTCAAAATATGGCATTGCTATAGAAAGCTTCTGGTGTTAGTTGTAGAATTTCTGTTCGATTTTCTTTCTCATATATTACTTGAAATCCTTTGCAGGTCACCTGCAATTCTGCAAGCGGATATTGGAAATGGAGGAAACAGATAAGAACGTACAGGTCTGGAAGGTCAAGAAGTTAATCAAAGCTCTAGAATCAGCCAGAGGTAATGGCACTAGCATGATTTCTCTAATTATGCCACCTCGTGATCAAGTGTCTCGAGTCACTAAGATGTTGGGTGATGAATATGGAACTGCTTCGAATATCAAAAGCAGAGTCAATCGACAATCTGTATTAGCTGCTATTACTTCTGCTCAGCAAAGACTCAAGCTTTACAACAAGGTTCCTTCAAATGGACTAGTTTTGTACACGGGAACCATAGTTACTGAGGATgggaaagaaaagaaagtcaCAATTGATTTCGAGCCATTTAAACCTATCAATGCATCTCTTTATCTCTGTGATAACAAGTTTCATACTGAGGCATTGAGTGAACTTTTACAATCTGATGAGAAGTTCGGTTTCATTGTTATGGATGGAAATGGTACACTGTTTGGCACTTTAAGTGGAAACACGCGCGAGGTGCTTCATAAGTTCACTGTTGACCTTCCAAAAAAGCATGGACGAGGAGGGCAATCAGCACTGCGGTTTGCTCGACTTAGGATGGAGAAGCGCCATAATTATGTCCGCAAGACTGCAGAGCTGTCAACACAGTTCTTTATCAATCCTGCCACTAGTCAGCTAAATGTTGCTGGATTAATTTTGGCTGGATCTGCTGATTTTAAGACAGAGTTGAGCCAATCTGACATGTTTGATCAACGATTGCAGGCTAAAATTCTCAATGTGGCGGATGTGTCATATGGAGGTGAGAATGGTTTTAACCAAGCCATCGAGCTATCTGCTGAGATTCTATCAAATGTGAAGTTCATACAGGAAAAGAAATTGATAGGTAAATATTTTGAGGAAATAAGTCAAAACACAGAAAAGTATTGCTTTGGTGCGGACGACACCTTGAAAGCCCTGGAAATGGGTGCTGTTGAGACACTAATCGTGTGGGAAAATTTGGAAATAAATAGATATGTTCTCAAGCACAGTTCTAGTGGAGAGATCATGGTCAAACATCTTAGAAAGGACGAAGAGACGGATCAAAATAACTTTCTAGATTCCAACACATCTGCTGAGTTGGAAGTGCAGGAGAAAATTTCACTTCTGGAGTGGTTTGCCAACGAGTACAAGCGTTTTGGATGCACGCTTGAATTCGTCACTGACAGGTCTCAAGAGGGATCCCAGTTTTGCCGAGGCTTTGGTGGTATTGGCGGAATTCTTCGCTATCAGCTTGACTTGAGTGTTTTTGATGAGATATCTGATGgagaatatgaagaagattttgAATAGCAATCAGCCAACCATTCACTGGATTCGGTCCAGGAGGTGCCTGTGCTGGCCCAACCTGAGTCCGAACTGGCCCTCCCCCAGATCAATGCTCACACTCCTAAAGCAATATAAATGGTTTGTAACTCAGCTCTTGTAGTTTCGATTTTATTTcactttttattttcaatattatacTGATTTATGATGCTATAGTCTACTGCCTTATTGATCTCTGAGAAGCTGCCCATCAAATGCAGGTCACGGGTGACTAGAATAAAGCCAGAAGATGGAAAACTTTGATGCAGGAAAAAGTGCAGTTAATGTTGGAACGAGGAATCAAGCAGTGATTGATAATACCAATTTTCTGTCATCACTTATTTTCTCAACTGAAGCCTTCCCGATATGAAAGAGTTATCCTTGCTCCTTTTAGTTTAAAGCTTGATGCTGTTGCCGATGATAGAACCATTTAAATAATCTTAAGTCATAATAAGCATAGCTGTTTGTTCTACTGGTGCTTAAAATAGTAGTTATTATCATGGTTTAAATCCGTGGTTTGTTGTAATTGCATTttatgatttgttttttttttaccctTTTTCGATTTTAGAGCTTGGGACTTGTTCAATAAAAGCAACTGGTTGAATGATGCACTGGCGTCTGGTTCGTAAACTACAATAAACCCTTGGTTTGGAACTGAACACTTGGTTGATGTTTCTGAATGGTTTAATGCTGCAGATTTTGTTTCTATCAATAAGCTAAGATCCAATGTTCAACTTTATTAATTTTTTCAGTCGCTATGCTAAGCGCTTCACTGAAACTGTAGGGTTTTCACTCTTGTTACTGATGTGGCTATGTATCAAGCATCAAACGCTACAATTCTATAACTTAAGATTCAACAGTTACAAtcctacaattttttttttttttagtttcttgGTGATGCAGTAGCAAACATCAAAGCCAACCAACGGTCTGCAACAACAGCACAATCCATCACAGCATATGTACAATAAGAAGCACCCTGATAACAGGCTCCGCGTAAAGAGCAAGTCTTAGCGAGGCTGGTGAATGATGCGGCGAGGGGTACCCTTTGGCCTTACGCATTGGACAGGCTTTTCACGATATTTACCCGGCCTCACGCCTTTTTTCGGAGATTTGGTGCTCAGGTTCATGACTAAAGCCTCCACAGAGGCAGTCTCAAACAAGTCTTTGCCAGCCATCTCTTGTTGCCAACACTGATGGAAGTGTTCCAAAAATGTCTGCACTGACTCCAGCAACTGCTGCAGAACAGAGTGTGGGGCATTTGGGTTCAGAGACGACCCTTCTACCGTTCCACTCATTGGCATCCAAACCACCAATCGCTTACTGAAAGAAAGGTAAACAAGCAGAATTAGAATGCATCTCGGCTAAGTAGACTACAATCTATATCAAAATTTGTATTCTGAAGTCTGCAATGTTCACATTATTGTTCAATACTTGAGAAATAACTCTGCATTTCTACACAAACATTACTCCTTAGTTACTACACAAGTACTGAATGAAGATGATCTAACTGATGTGAATATTTCGACAAGATGCACGTGAGAAAGACATCGAAGAACACATGAACCCTTGCATGAGTTTCATTCATGGAAAAGACATACAACAGCAAGCATTTCTCCATTAAAAATCCATCTAATAGCAACATCAGACTTAAAGTATCAAATAATCATCAGAGTCAAACTCACCAATTTTGATAGAAACATTTCAGAAATTCTGCCAGGTAAAAAATTTTGGAGATACAAAATTACGTTACTACATGAGCAAAATCCAGTTGATTCAGAGACCTAGGGCTTCTTCAAATGAAACACTAACATGATGCAAATCTCAAGATCTCAAATGAGTCTACAAGTCAGAACAGATTTGTGTTGTTAAATCTTAGATATCAAAGCTTTGCCTGGAGCATCATGTGTGTCGATGTGAATGAATTGAGACAAATACCAAATTGATCCACCAAACTAAAGAAATGGTTGAAACAAAATGCTCAGCAACATGAGATTTCTCTTATAGTATGTAGGCTACCAATTGATTTCAACTAAGAAACGAGATTGCCAAAGTTCCAGATCTCAAATCTTACGGAATCAAGACAAAAAAAATTGGACAGATCAGGTTACGATACCAGATAAAAGCCAAAGATAAATTCGAGTACTGATCTAGTTGTAAAAGCTAAACAAACTCTAGGggaaaaaaataatctttttccttcttttaaATACACAAAAACTCCCAAGCAAAAGTTTGCAGAGACGGAAAGCAAGATCCTTCAGCATCCAGCAACAAATCGAAGATCACAAAGAACCTTGATAAAGAACACAATCTTTCATGCCAGAATAAGATACTAGAAGCGAGATCTATCATGCTAAAGTAGGAGAAGAGGTTGGGACCGAACCCTAATGCCGGAAAGAGATCGGTTTCCCAATTCGTTTGTCCTGGATCATCCCAAATGCACAAACAAGTAATCTatggtgaaaaaaaaaaatatttttggtaTGAAATCCAGACCGAGCGATGACTCAGTTGTGGAAAATTTCCATGGCGCAGTTGAGAAAGCTTGGACAATTAATTACCTCTGAGAATATCTTTGACAAACTGATGAAGGGACCAGCTACTGGGCTAGGGTTTGTTCACACCaggcatttatttattaaaattgttcAGCCAATCTATATTTCTAATTTTAACATAAgtaattattgttggtgcaatatccctcaagtcaaggctgacctggttgaccaagcttgagtcttgatttgggtttcgatatttgacaagacagttgttcatttggggagattgtttagtgcaattcccctctgatcagagtctgatcagtttggttgtagaagagtcaagtaggtcaaggttgaccggatact is a window encoding:
- the LOC121979305 gene encoding eukaryotic peptide chain release factor subunit 1-2-like, producing MEETDKNVQVWKVKKLIKALESARGNGTSMISLIMPPRDQVSRVTKMLGDEYGTASNIKSRVNRQSVLAAITSAQQRLKLYNKVPSNGLVLYTGTIVTEDGKEKKVTIDFEPFKPINASLYLCDNKFHTEALSELLQSDEKFGFIVMDGNGTLFGTLSGNTREVLHKFTVDLPKKHGRGGQSALRFARLRMEKRHNYVRKTAELSTQFFINPATSQLNVAGLILAGSADFKTELSQSDMFDQRLQAKILNVADVSYGGENGFNQAIELSAEILSNVKFIQEKKLIGKYFEEISQNTEKYCFGADDTLKALEMGAVETLIVWENLEINRYVLKHSSSGEIMVKHLRKDEETDQNNFLDSNTSAELEVQEKISLLEWFANEYKRFGCTLEFVTDRSQEGSQFCRGFGGIGGILRYQLDLSVFDEISDGEYEEDFE
- the LOC121979306 gene encoding uncharacterized protein LOC121979306 translates to MIDLASSILFWHERLCSLSSKRLVVWMPMSGTVEGSSLNPNAPHSVLQQLLESVQTFLEHFHQCWQQEMAGKDLFETASVEALVMNLSTKSPKKGVRPGKYREKPVQCVRPKGTPRRIIHQPR